Below is a genomic region from Gillisia sp. Hel_I_86.
AGAAAATCGAAAAATCCCATATTTTTTTTTTGAGGTTAGGTAAATGTAATGAAATTAATGTTTAAAATGGCGGGTACCAGTCATTACCATTGCCATGTTATGTTGGTTGCAATAATCTATGCTCAATTGATCTTTGATTGATCCTCCAGGCTGAATCACTGCTGTAATTCCGGCTTTATCTGCAATCTCTACACAATCTGGAAATGGAAAAAATGCATCACTTGCCATCACCGCCCCATTAAGATCGAAATTAAACGACTTTGCTTTTGCTATACTGTGTGTAAGCGCATCTACCCTGGAAGTTTGCCCAGTCCCACTAGCTAACAATTGTTTGTTTTTTGCTAAAACGATGGTGTTGGATTTGGTGTGTTTGCAAATTTTGGATGCAAAAATCAAATCCTTTAACTCGTTGGAAGTGGGTTTATTGTTTGTAGCATCCGTTAAATCGGCTTCAGAGTCTGTTTTAAAATCTTTATCTTGAACCAAAACCCCATTTAAACAAGTTCTCACTAGTTTTTGAGGCAGTTCCTGTTCTTTCTGAACAAGTATAATCCTGTTCTTCTTTCCTTTTAAAGCTTCAAGCGCTTCTGAAGAAAAAGAAGGAGCGATCACCACTTCACAAAACAACTTATGAATTTCTTCAGCAGTTGCCTTATCAATTTCGGTATTGCTAATTAAAACCCCACCAAATGCTGAAACAGGATCTCCTGCTAGAGCATCTTTGTAAGCTTGTAAAATAGTATCTCTTTGTGCCAATCCACAGGCATTGTTATGCTTTAAAACAGCAAAAGTTGGATCCTCGTTCTTGAATTCGTTCATTAAATTTACGGCTGCATCTACATCCAGCAAATTATTGTAAGAAAGTTCCTTTCCGTGCAACTGATCGAAAATCGCTTCAAAATCCCCGAAAAATGTGCCTTTTTGATGTGGGTTCTCCCCATATCTCAACTCTTTTCCTTTATTGAAACTTTGTTTGAAGGTGCTGTCTTCAGAATTAAAGAAGTTGAAAATAGCAGTATCATAATGAGAAGAAACCTGAAAAGACTTTCCAGCGAATTTCTTCCTGTCTTCCACGGAAGTAGTTCCGTTATTTTTGGATAAAAGCTCTAAAAATTCTGAATAATCGTCTACAGAAGAAACACAAAGCACATCTTTAAAGTTTTTGGCCGCCGCACGTAT
It encodes:
- the purH gene encoding bifunctional phosphoribosylaminoimidazolecarboxamide formyltransferase/IMP cyclohydrolase — its product is MSNLKTAKSALISVFSKDGLAPIVQKMDELGITIYSTGGTEKFIKDLGIAVIPVEDLTSYPSILGGRVKTLHPKVFGGILNRQDNESDVAEMKEYDIPQLDIVIVDLYPFEKTVASGASEAAIIEKIDIGGISLIRAAAKNFKDVLCVSSVDDYSEFLELLSKNNGTTSVEDRKKFAGKSFQVSSHYDTAIFNFFNSEDSTFKQSFNKGKELRYGENPHQKGTFFGDFEAIFDQLHGKELSYNNLLDVDAAVNLMNEFKNEDPTFAVLKHNNACGLAQRDTILQAYKDALAGDPVSAFGGVLISNTEIDKATAEEIHKLFCEVVIAPSFSSEALEALKGKKNRIILVQKEQELPQKLVRTCLNGVLVQDKDFKTDSEADLTDATNNKPTSNELKDLIFASKICKHTKSNTIVLAKNKQLLASGTGQTSRVDALTHSIAKAKSFNFDLNGAVMASDAFFPFPDCVEIADKAGITAVIQPGGSIKDQLSIDYCNQHNMAMVMTGTRHFKH